One genomic segment of Sminthopsis crassicaudata isolate SCR6 chromosome 2, ASM4859323v1, whole genome shotgun sequence includes these proteins:
- the LOC141552912 gene encoding olfactory receptor 1L4-like gives MLSDLPVIADILEEKNDNSSWSSSSTSEFFLLGLSSNPQLQEPLFIIFLNMYLVILLGNLLIIVVIHSDSKLHTPMYFFLSILSFIDICFTSVIVPKMLVNFLSETKTISYIGCLVQMYFFMAFGNTDSYLLASMAIDRLIAICNPLQYSMIMSHRRCVILAVASCVISHLHALLRVLLMSRLSFCASHVIKHFFCDTQPVLKLSCSDTSSSQVVVMTETLAVIVTPFLCIIFSYLRIIVAILKIPSASGKWKTFSTCGSHLTIVVLFYGSIIYVYFRPLSRYSVVKDRVATVMYTVVTPMVNPFIYSLRNKDMKQGLGKLKERIKF, from the coding sequence CTGAATTCTTCCTCTTAGGACTCTCCTCAAATCCTCAGTTACAGGAGCCACTCTTCATTATATTCCTTAATATGTACCTGGTCATTCTTCTTGGGAACTTGCTGATCATAGTGGTTATCCATTCAGACTCAAAGCTTCATACCCCAATGTATTTCTTCTTGAGCATCTTGTCCTTCATTGATATCTGTTTCACCTCTGTCATTGTCCCCAAGATGCTGGTGAATTTCCTATCAGAGACAAAAACCATCTCCTACATAGGCTGTCTAGTGCAGATGTACTTCTTCATGGCCTTTGGAAACACAGATAGCTATCTTCTAGCCTCCATGGCTATTGACCGCTTGATAGCCATCTGCAATCCTTTACAGTATTCTATGATCATGAGTCACAGACGGTGTGTCATTTTGGCAGTGGCTTCCTGTGTAATCTCACACCTCCATGCTCTTTTACGTGTTTTGCTCATGTCCCGTCTGTCATTCTGTGCCTCCCACGTCATCAAACACTTCTTCTGTGACACACAGCCAGTGCTGAAGCTTTCTTGTTCTGATACTTCTTCTAGTCAGGTTGTGGTCATGACAGAGACACTGGCTGTTATTGTGACCCCCTTCTTATGCATAATCTTCTCCTACCTGAGGATCATTGTTGCCATTCTCAAAATTCCCTCTGCATCGGGAAAATGGAAGACCTTCTCCACTTGTGGCTCCCACCTCACCATTGTGGTACTATTTTATGGAAGTATTATCTATGTCTATTTCCGGCCTCTGTCCAGATACTCTGTGGTCAAGGATAGAGTGGCCACAGTCATGTACACAGTGGTCACCCCCATGGTAAACCCCTTTATTTACAGTCTAAGGAACAAAGACATGAAACAGGGCCTGGGGAAGTTGAAGGAAAGAATTAAGTTCTAG